The following coding sequences lie in one Frigoribacterium sp. SL97 genomic window:
- a CDS encoding GNAT family N-acetyltransferase, protein MTDATSYLQAYDEQLRTDAETPSAIAVTRHGPLRLVTFAGGRGFVTYRDLGDADADAVRALVAAAVEHFDADDEITRVEWKTRGHDRAPGLHDALVASGFEAGEPESIMIGPLAALADLGEVPEGVTVRRVTTEADVRAMSAMVDEAFGEAVDARMADALLSRLGRGDGMELWVAEVDGRMVSGGRLEPVPGTDFVGIWGGATLEAYRHRGIYRALTAARARSALAQGKTLVHSDSTDDSRPILERSGLVAVSTTTPYDRTR, encoded by the coding sequence ATGACCGACGCGACGAGCTACCTGCAGGCCTACGACGAGCAACTCCGCACCGACGCCGAGACGCCGAGCGCGATCGCGGTCACCCGCCACGGTCCGTTGCGGCTCGTCACCTTCGCCGGTGGTCGCGGGTTCGTCACCTACCGCGACCTCGGCGACGCGGACGCCGACGCGGTCCGCGCGCTGGTGGCGGCCGCCGTCGAGCACTTCGACGCCGACGACGAGATCACCCGGGTCGAGTGGAAGACCCGCGGGCACGACCGTGCCCCCGGGCTCCACGACGCGCTCGTGGCCTCGGGCTTCGAAGCCGGCGAGCCCGAGTCGATCATGATCGGGCCGCTCGCCGCGCTCGCGGACCTCGGCGAGGTGCCCGAGGGCGTGACGGTGCGTCGGGTCACCACCGAGGCGGACGTGCGGGCGATGAGTGCGATGGTCGACGAGGCGTTCGGCGAGGCGGTCGACGCGCGGATGGCCGACGCGCTGCTGTCCCGGTTGGGCCGTGGCGACGGCATGGAGCTCTGGGTCGCCGAGGTCGACGGCCGGATGGTCAGCGGAGGCCGGCTCGAACCCGTCCCCGGCACGGACTTCGTCGGCATCTGGGGCGGCGCCACGCTCGAGGCGTACCGCCACCGGGGCATCTACCGGGCGTTGACCGCGGCGCGCGCGCGTTCCGCCCTCGCGCAGGGCAAGACCCTCGTGCACAGCGACTCGACCGACGACTCGCGTCCGATCCTCGAGCGGTCGGGTCTGGTCGCCGTGTCGACGACGACCCCCTACGACCGGACGCGCTGA
- a CDS encoding ABC transporter ATP-binding protein, whose product MSQKSSSARPPDPAKRPSTVQSLVRLHPYVKPALPRIVLGMVAALLAAVVALLIPLVLQLLVDGPLSSGDRSQVWPAFAVVLGLGVAEAILIGARRRLVLTPSTHVEATMRNALYAKLQDLPVAFHDRWQSGQLLSRSVSDLSLIRRWLAFGVVLLVVNVLTIVVGFVVLFSYSWVLGLVFLVASLPVFFVSFAFEKRYSVVARRSQDQVGDLATSVEESVHGIRVLKAFGRGKHSLREFAKQAEDLRGTEIEKAKAISKLWLWLLLVPDVAFALCLLGGVWLAADGQLTVGQLFAFFATATVLRWPVESIGFLLSMTFDTRTAVDRYFEVMDSENTVTDPEEPATIAEPHGRLEFKGTHFRYQDSPAQFSDLVNGVDLVVEPGETMALVGLTGSGKTTLLSLVSRLYDVTGGQVLIDGVDVRDLSREELRRHIGMAFEDATLFSASVRDNVLLGRPDLADDADEADRVMREALEIAQADFVERLPEGVDTRVGEEGLSLSGGQRQRLALARAIAARPAVLVLDDPLSALDVDTEARVEAGLRRVLASTTSLIVAHRPSTVTLADRVALLQNGTVTAVGRHSDLIASNEHYRYVISSLDDDSTTTREEVLA is encoded by the coding sequence ATGTCTCAGAAGTCCTCGTCCGCACGCCCGCCCGACCCGGCGAAGCGCCCCTCGACGGTGCAGTCGCTCGTGCGGCTCCACCCCTACGTCAAGCCGGCCCTGCCCCGCATCGTGCTGGGCATGGTCGCGGCCCTTCTCGCCGCCGTCGTCGCCCTGCTGATCCCCCTCGTCCTGCAACTGCTCGTCGACGGCCCCCTGTCGAGCGGTGACCGATCGCAGGTCTGGCCCGCGTTCGCCGTCGTGCTGGGCCTCGGAGTGGCCGAGGCGATCCTGATCGGTGCCCGCCGTCGCCTGGTGCTCACTCCGAGCACGCACGTCGAGGCGACCATGCGGAACGCCCTCTACGCCAAGCTGCAAGATCTGCCGGTGGCGTTCCACGACCGTTGGCAGAGCGGTCAGCTGCTCAGCCGGTCGGTCAGCGACCTGAGCCTCATCCGCCGCTGGCTCGCGTTCGGTGTCGTGCTGCTCGTGGTCAACGTGCTCACGATCGTCGTCGGCTTCGTCGTCTTGTTCTCGTACAGCTGGGTGCTCGGCCTCGTCTTCCTCGTGGCGTCGCTGCCCGTGTTCTTCGTCAGCTTCGCGTTCGAGAAGCGCTACTCGGTCGTCGCCCGCCGCAGCCAGGACCAGGTCGGCGACCTGGCGACCAGCGTCGAGGAGAGCGTCCACGGAATCCGCGTGCTCAAGGCCTTCGGTCGCGGCAAGCACTCGCTGCGCGAGTTCGCCAAGCAGGCCGAGGACCTCCGCGGGACCGAGATCGAGAAGGCGAAGGCCATCTCGAAGCTGTGGCTCTGGCTGCTGCTCGTCCCCGACGTCGCCTTCGCGCTCTGTCTGCTCGGCGGCGTCTGGTTGGCCGCCGACGGCCAGCTGACCGTCGGCCAGCTGTTCGCCTTCTTCGCGACGGCGACCGTGCTGCGCTGGCCGGTCGAGTCGATCGGCTTCCTCCTCTCGATGACCTTCGACACCCGCACGGCCGTCGACCGCTACTTCGAGGTGATGGACAGCGAGAACACGGTGACCGACCCCGAGGAGCCGGCGACGATCGCCGAACCCCACGGTCGACTCGAGTTCAAGGGCACGCACTTCCGGTACCAGGACTCGCCGGCCCAGTTCTCCGACCTCGTCAACGGGGTCGACCTCGTCGTCGAGCCCGGCGAGACGATGGCCCTCGTCGGTCTCACCGGTTCGGGCAAGACGACGCTCCTGTCGCTCGTGTCCCGGCTCTACGACGTCACCGGCGGGCAGGTCCTGATCGACGGTGTCGACGTCCGCGACCTCAGCCGTGAAGAGCTCCGCCGTCACATCGGCATGGCGTTCGAGGACGCGACGCTGTTCAGCGCGTCCGTCCGTGACAACGTCCTGCTCGGTCGCCCCGACCTCGCCGACGACGCCGACGAGGCCGACCGGGTGATGCGCGAGGCACTCGAGATCGCGCAGGCCGACTTCGTCGAGCGGCTCCCCGAGGGCGTCGACACCCGCGTGGGTGAAGAGGGCCTCAGCCTGTCCGGCGGCCAGCGTCAGCGCCTCGCGCTGGCACGTGCCATCGCTGCGCGCCCGGCCGTGCTGGTGCTCGACGACCCGTTGTCGGCCCTCGACGTCGACACCGAGGCGCGGGTCGAGGCCGGTCTGCGACGCGTGCTCGCGTCCACGACCTCGCTGATCGTCGCGCACCGGCCGTCGACGGTCACCCTGGCCGACCGGGTCGCGCTGCTCCAGAACGGCACGGTCACCGCGGTGGGCCGGCACTCCGACCTCATCGCGAGCAACGAGCACTACCGCTACGTCATCTCGTCGCTCGACGACGACTCCACCACCACCCGAGAGGAGGTGCTCGCATGA
- a CDS encoding MGMT family protein gives MTPGASPHGGEPAPHPGPDPGPAPDPDPDDFVSQVVAVVESIPPGHVMTYGSVAAALGSRASRAVGQVMAYAGADLPWWRVIRASGHAPRDHEQRALEQYRVEGTPLLWSRSGTFRVDLERASHRP, from the coding sequence GTGACCCCGGGCGCCTCGCCCCACGGCGGCGAGCCCGCGCCGCACCCCGGCCCCGACCCCGGGCCCGCCCCCGACCCCGACCCCGACGACTTCGTCTCGCAGGTCGTCGCCGTCGTCGAGTCGATCCCGCCGGGCCACGTGATGACCTACGGGTCGGTCGCCGCCGCCCTCGGGTCGCGGGCCTCCCGTGCCGTCGGCCAGGTGATGGCCTACGCCGGGGCCGACCTGCCCTGGTGGCGGGTGATCCGCGCCTCGGGCCATGCCCCGCGCGACCACGAGCAGCGCGCCCTCGAGCAGTACCGGGTCGAGGGCACGCCTCTGCTGTGGAGCCGGTCGGGCACCTTCCGCGTCGATCTGGAGCGCGCCTCCCACCGTCCCTGA
- a CDS encoding ABC transporter ATP-binding protein: protein MTDTTLEDDRPDRPAVADGPVEREALDGRTPAEKRAEQGSTTQGVRGEERENFTKDESKRLRRRSLRLLGSLVHPLRWRLALMGVVVVISTASQVAGPALIAIGIDTALPALMDDQDWAPAILVVVAYLVTGVIGAVLMAQYTVLSARISQAILFDLRKRLFLHTQRLSLEFHETYTSGRIISRQTSDLDSIRELLDSGINQLVSGLLYMVFTAVALVALDPQSGLVLAVALVPLVALTRWFQVRSQKLFRATRVTSARVIVHFVETMTGMRAVQAFRKEARNEKEYAGHVEDYRQANSKVFTLFGTFDPGLVLIGNATLAAVVLFGGFRVIDGSLEIGALLAVALYAKRFFDPAEEMAMFYNGYQSASAALEKISGVLEEQPSVPDPTRPVDLWDAKGQVHFDDVEFAYNADTVVLPGFDLHVPAGQTIALVGSTGAGKSTLAKLISRFYDPTRGAVTLDGVDLRDLHPKDLRRAIVMVTQEAYLFSGSVADNISLGKPDATRDEIVRAAKAVGAHEFIEALPDGYDTDVNKRGGRVSAGQRQLLSFARAFIANPSVLILDEATASLDIPSERMVQEALQTLLADRTAVIIAHRLSTVAIADRVLVMEHGKIVEDGTPDDLIAGTGRFAQLHAAWRDSLV from the coding sequence ATGACCGACACGACACTCGAGGACGACCGTCCCGATCGTCCGGCGGTCGCCGACGGCCCCGTCGAGCGCGAGGCGTTGGACGGCCGCACGCCGGCCGAGAAGCGCGCCGAGCAGGGCTCGACGACGCAGGGCGTCCGCGGCGAGGAGCGCGAGAACTTCACCAAGGACGAGAGCAAGAGGCTCCGCCGTCGGTCGCTGCGCCTCCTCGGCTCGCTCGTGCACCCGCTGCGCTGGCGACTCGCGTTGATGGGCGTCGTCGTCGTGATCAGCACGGCCTCGCAGGTCGCGGGGCCGGCCCTGATCGCGATCGGCATCGACACCGCCCTGCCGGCCCTGATGGACGACCAGGACTGGGCGCCGGCGATCCTCGTCGTGGTCGCCTACCTGGTGACCGGCGTGATCGGTGCGGTGCTGATGGCGCAGTACACGGTGCTGTCGGCGCGCATCAGCCAGGCGATCCTGTTCGACCTGCGCAAGCGGCTGTTCCTGCACACGCAGCGGCTCAGCCTCGAGTTCCACGAGACGTACACGTCGGGCCGCATCATCTCGCGCCAGACGAGCGACCTGGACTCGATCCGCGAGCTGCTCGACTCGGGCATCAACCAGCTCGTGTCGGGCCTGCTGTACATGGTCTTCACCGCCGTCGCCCTGGTCGCGCTCGACCCGCAGAGCGGCCTCGTCCTCGCCGTCGCCCTCGTGCCGCTCGTCGCGTTGACCCGGTGGTTCCAGGTGCGCTCGCAGAAGCTGTTCCGGGCGACGCGCGTCACGAGCGCCCGCGTCATCGTGCACTTCGTCGAGACGATGACGGGCATGCGTGCCGTGCAGGCCTTCCGCAAGGAGGCGCGCAACGAGAAGGAGTACGCCGGTCACGTCGAGGACTACCGGCAGGCCAACTCGAAGGTGTTCACCTTGTTCGGCACCTTCGACCCGGGCCTGGTGCTCATCGGCAACGCGACCCTCGCGGCGGTCGTGCTGTTCGGCGGCTTCCGGGTGATCGACGGCTCGCTCGAGATCGGTGCCCTGCTGGCGGTGGCGCTGTACGCGAAGCGGTTCTTCGACCCGGCCGAAGAGATGGCCATGTTCTACAACGGCTACCAGTCGGCGTCCGCCGCGCTCGAGAAGATCTCGGGCGTGCTCGAGGAGCAGCCGAGCGTGCCCGACCCGACGCGCCCGGTCGACCTGTGGGACGCCAAGGGGCAGGTGCACTTCGACGACGTCGAGTTCGCCTACAACGCCGACACGGTCGTGCTGCCCGGCTTCGACCTCCACGTGCCGGCGGGGCAGACCATCGCCCTCGTCGGGTCGACGGGGGCCGGCAAGTCGACGTTGGCGAAGCTCATCTCGCGCTTCTACGACCCGACGCGCGGTGCCGTGACGCTCGACGGCGTCGACCTGCGCGACCTGCACCCGAAGGACCTCCGCCGCGCCATCGTCATGGTGACGCAGGAGGCGTACCTCTTCTCGGGTTCGGTGGCCGACAACATCTCGCTCGGCAAGCCCGACGCGACGCGCGACGAGATCGTGCGGGCGGCGAAGGCGGTCGGGGCGCACGAGTTCATCGAGGCCCTGCCCGACGGGTACGACACCGACGTGAACAAGCGCGGCGGCCGGGTGTCGGCCGGGCAACGCCAGTTGCTGTCGTTCGCCCGGGCGTTCATCGCGAACCCGAGCGTGCTGATCCTCGACGAGGCGACCGCGTCGCTCGACATACCGTCCGAGCGCATGGTGCAAGAGGCCCTGCAGACGCTGCTCGCCGACCGCACCGCGGTCATCATCGCGCACCGCCTGTCGACGGTCGCGATCGCCGACCGGGTGCTCGTGATGGAGCACGGCAAGATCGTCGAGGACGGCACCCCCGACGACCTGATCGCGGGCACCGGCCGCTTCGCGCAGCTCCACGCCGCGTGGCGCGACTCGCTCGTGTGA
- the purH gene encoding bifunctional phosphoribosylaminoimidazolecarboxamide formyltransferase/IMP cyclohydrolase, translating to MSGHAIDPSLYRDRDAVTVRRALISVSDKTGLLDLAAALSASGVEIVSTGSTAQAIRDAGHAVTEVSSVTGFPESLDGRVKTLHPAVHAGILADLRLESHEVQLAELDIAAFELVVVNLYPFVETVASGADVPTVIENVDIGGPAMVRAAAKNHANVAIVVSPTNYLQIEKALTLGGTTLAQRQRLAGEAFAHTAAYDTAVAAYFAAHVGVRAEADASAAATRASSSVVDEQEARAGFEPTVTVSAELQDTLRYGENSHQAAAIYATPGAHGIAQATQLHGKEMSYNNYVDADAALRAAYDFDEPAVAIIKHANPCGIAVASPDAVDAIADAHQRAHACDPVSAFGGVIAANRPVTRAMAETVADIFTEVVIAPAFDPEAVEILSAKKNIRLLTLPADFTRDAGEVKQISGGLLVQDADRFDAFTSDGWTLVAGDEADASTRADLEFAWKASRAVKSNAILLASGGASVGVGMGQVNRVDSCHLAVDRAGARAAGSVAASDAFFPFADGLQVLLDAGVAAVVQPGGSIRDDEVVAAAKAAGVTMYFTGERHFFH from the coding sequence ATGAGCGGCCACGCCATCGACCCCAGCCTCTACCGCGACCGTGACGCCGTGACCGTGCGTCGTGCCCTGATCAGCGTCAGCGACAAGACCGGCCTGCTCGACCTGGCCGCCGCCCTCTCGGCCTCCGGCGTCGAGATCGTGTCGACCGGCTCGACCGCCCAGGCCATCCGGGACGCCGGCCACGCCGTCACCGAGGTCAGCAGCGTCACCGGGTTCCCCGAGTCGCTGGACGGCCGCGTCAAGACGCTGCACCCCGCGGTGCACGCCGGCATCCTCGCCGACCTGCGGCTCGAGTCGCACGAGGTGCAGCTGGCCGAACTCGACATCGCCGCGTTCGAGCTCGTCGTCGTCAACCTCTACCCGTTCGTCGAGACCGTCGCCTCGGGTGCCGACGTGCCGACCGTCATCGAGAACGTCGACATCGGGGGGCCCGCGATGGTCCGGGCCGCCGCGAAGAACCACGCCAACGTCGCGATCGTCGTCTCGCCGACGAACTACCTGCAGATCGAGAAGGCGCTCACGCTGGGGGGCACGACCCTCGCCCAGCGTCAGCGCCTGGCCGGCGAGGCCTTCGCCCACACGGCCGCGTACGACACGGCAGTCGCGGCGTACTTCGCCGCACACGTGGGTGTGCGCGCCGAGGCCGACGCGTCCGCCGCGGCGACCCGCGCCTCCTCGTCCGTCGTCGACGAGCAGGAGGCGCGGGCCGGCTTCGAGCCCACGGTCACCGTCTCGGCCGAGCTGCAGGACACCCTCCGCTACGGCGAGAACTCCCACCAGGCCGCCGCGATCTACGCGACGCCCGGCGCGCACGGCATCGCGCAGGCGACGCAGCTGCACGGCAAGGAGATGTCGTACAACAACTACGTCGACGCGGACGCGGCCCTGCGCGCCGCCTACGACTTCGACGAGCCCGCCGTCGCGATCATCAAGCACGCCAACCCGTGCGGCATCGCCGTGGCCTCGCCCGACGCCGTCGACGCCATCGCCGACGCGCACCAGCGGGCGCACGCCTGCGATCCCGTCTCCGCGTTCGGCGGCGTCATCGCGGCCAACCGCCCGGTGACCCGCGCCATGGCCGAGACCGTCGCGGACATCTTCACCGAGGTCGTCATCGCCCCGGCGTTCGACCCCGAGGCCGTCGAGATCCTCAGCGCGAAGAAGAACATCCGCCTGCTGACCCTGCCCGCCGACTTCACCCGCGACGCGGGCGAGGTCAAGCAGATCTCGGGTGGCCTGCTCGTCCAGGACGCCGACCGGTTCGACGCGTTCACGTCCGACGGCTGGACGCTGGTGGCCGGCGACGAGGCCGACGCCTCGACGAGAGCCGACCTCGAGTTCGCCTGGAAGGCCTCGCGCGCCGTCAAGTCGAACGCGATCCTGCTCGCCTCGGGCGGCGCGTCCGTCGGGGTGGGCATGGGCCAGGTCAACCGCGTCGACTCGTGCCACCTCGCGGTCGACCGCGCCGGTGCGCGTGCCGCCGGGTCGGTCGCGGCGTCCGACGCGTTCTTCCCCTTCGCCGACGGCCTGCAGGTGCTGCTCGACGCCGGCGTGGCCGCGGTCGTCCAGCCCGGCGGGTCGATCCGCGACGACGAGGTCGTGGCCGCGGCGAAGGCTGCCGGCGTGACCATGTACTTCACGGGCGAGCGCCACTTCTTCCACTAG